One genomic segment of Bacteroidota bacterium includes these proteins:
- a CDS encoding ferredoxin--NADP reductase, with product MSELFYPIKIKRIVRETKDAASFVFDIPENLKEKFTYLPGQYLTISTTINGKEVRRAYSFSSSPITDADPAVTIKKVDGGVFSSFMNDDAFEGQVMQIMPPMGKFVVNLDAANKNHYVLFAGGSGITPIMSIIKSVIDKEPNSKLSLIYCNRDIESVIFKQQLEDMVAKYPSILKVVYCYDIAPAGWTGLSGRPTAAQYIDMVKQTRVDGYNTEYYICGPTGMMDEVKNGLQMLGIPGGKVHNEYFSAPTSKEPVKTAAPAAVSYDDEDTAGGQKAVILLNGREHEITVPRGTTILEAAKDENLDPPYACQIGVCTTCRAKLLEGQVEMDEREGLSDSEISQGYILTCQSHPTTPKVKLIYE from the coding sequence ATGTCAGAACTGTTTTATCCCATAAAAATAAAGCGCATTGTACGTGAAACAAAAGATGCGGCTTCTTTTGTTTTTGATATACCCGAAAACCTGAAAGAGAAGTTTACTTATCTGCCGGGTCAATACCTTACTATTTCTACTACCATAAATGGTAAAGAAGTACGCAGGGCATACTCCTTCAGCAGCAGCCCCATCACCGATGCCGACCCTGCGGTTACCATTAAAAAGGTAGACGGCGGTGTGTTTTCATCGTTTATGAATGATGATGCCTTTGAAGGACAGGTGATGCAAATAATGCCGCCGATGGGCAAGTTTGTAGTGAATTTGGATGCTGCCAACAAAAACCATTATGTGTTGTTTGCGGGCGGTAGCGGTATCACCCCTATAATGTCAATCATAAAATCAGTGATTGATAAAGAACCCAACAGCAAGCTTAGTTTGATATACTGTAACAGGGATATTGAATCGGTAATATTTAAGCAGCAACTGGAAGATATGGTTGCTAAATACCCATCGATACTTAAAGTGGTGTATTGCTATGATATTGCTCCGGCCGGATGGACAGGGTTGAGCGGACGCCCCACTGCTGCACAGTACATTGATATGGTGAAGCAAACCCGTGTAGACGGTTACAATACCGAGTACTACATATGCGGCCCTACGGGGATGATGGATGAAGTGAAGAATGGTTTGCAAATGCTTGGAATACCCGGCGGTAAAGTACACAACGAGTATTTTAGCGCACCCACCAGCAAAGAACCTGTGAAAACTGCTGCTCCTGCGGCGGTTTCATACGATGATGAAGATACTGCCGGCGGCCAAAAAGCAGTGATTTTGCTTAACGGTCGCGAGCATGAAATAACAGTGCCTAGGGGTACTACCATTTTGGAGGCTGCCAAAGACGAAAACCTTGATCCTCCGTATGCTTGCCAAATTGGTGTGTGTACTACCTGCCGTGCTAAACTGCTGGAAGGACAAGTTGAGATGGATGAGCGTGAGGGGCTTAGCGATAGCGAAATTTCGCAAGGCTATATACTTACCTGTCAAAGTCATCCAACTACGCCTAAGGTGAAGCTGATTTACGAATAA